From the Bacteroidota bacterium genome, the window GGCTTTAGCTTTCCATCCTCACACGCCACCAATCATTTTGCGGTTGCTGTTTACCTGACCACCTTGTTTTATTCGAAATGGAAATGGATATTGCCACTAAGTATTTTGTGGGCTTTCTCCATTTCATATTCGCAAATTTATGTGGGTGTTCACTATCCAGTTGATGTAGTAACCGGTGCATTATTGGGAACTTCAATTGGGCTTGGTGTTGGCATTGTGCCTAGAAAATTGATCAAATATTAGTCATCAAAATTGACACCTTCTTTTAATCTCTCTGCATTTTCAGCTACTTGAAGGGCATCAATCATATCATAAATATCACCATTCATGAAGTTTGGCAAATTAAACATAGATAATGTAATTCGATGATCGGTTACTCGACCTTGTGAATAATTATAAGTTCTGATTTTTGCTGAACGATCGCCTGTTGAAACCATGGTTTTTCGTTTACTTGAAACTTCTGCTAAATATTTATTATACTCAATTTCGTAAATACGTGCTTTCAGTACTTTTAGTGCTTTTTCATAGTTTTTTATCTGGGATTTCTGATCTTGACACATGGCGACCACACCAGTTGGTTCATGTGTTAGTCGAACGGCAGAATAAGTTGTATTTACACTTTGCCCACCAGGACCAGAGGAACAATATGTGTCTTTCTTAATATCTGATTCTTTTAAATCAATATCGAAATCATCAGCTTCAGGTAGTACAACTACTGAGGCTGCCGATGTATGCACTCGACCTTGCGTTTCGGTTAACGGAATACGCTGAACGCGATGAACACCTGACTCATATTTCATAATTCCATAAACTTTCGCTCCTGAAATATTAAATACAATTTCTTTATAACCGCCATTTGTTCCCTGATTAAAATCAATTACTTCAACTTTCCATCCTCTTATATCAGCGAACTTTTCATACATTTTGTATAAATCTCCAGCAAAAATACTGGCCTCATCACCTCCTGCACCAGCTCTTACTTCAACCACTGCATTTTTATCATCTGCAGGATCGGATGGAATCAGCAAAACTTTGATTTTTTCTTCCAAAGGGCCTTTTTTCGAAAGCAACTCATCCAATTCCATTTTGGCCATATCCCGCATTTCGTTATCCTTGTCGGTACGAATAATTTCTTTGCTCGTGTCTATATTACTGACCATCTCCTTGTACTCATGATACACTTCAATAATGTCAGTTAAGTCACTATATTCCTTATTTAATCGAATATATTTTTTCTGATCGTTTATGATATCTGGTTGCGTGAGCTGCTCGGCAATATTATCCCATCTATCTTTTATAGCTGCTAGTTTAACTAGTAATTCCATTTCAAATCCTTTATCATTTAAATACCAGATTGGTATTTTTGAGACTGCAAAGTTAGCTAATATATTGGAATGAATTTGGAAGAGAAAAATACTACTGTACGTAATTGAAAGTCTTTAACTCGAGGAACTCCCCATCAAATTCAGCATATGTATTATGCGAAATCATATCGCCAAGGTTAACATACACTGATTTGTCATTTAGCTTGTAATACTTAGGATAATGTCGATGACCGAAAAGTAAAAAATCAACTTCATGTTTCTCAATAACTTTTCTGGCATGTTGCACCAACCATTCATCTTCTCCAAGAAAGGAATCGTTTACAACATAGTTTTTAACCCTTGATTTACCTGAAAAGAAGTTGGCCAAGGTAATTCCTATGTCTGGATGCAGCCATCTGAAAAGCCATTTGTTTATTTTGCCAATAAAAATTCGTTTAATGAATTTGAATCCGAGATCACCTGGCCCTAATCCATCACCATGTGCTAAATAAAAGCTTTTGTTTCCGAATTGTTTGATTATTGGTTTTTCAATTATTTCAATATTTAGCTCCTTTGTGAAATAATCTTTCATCCATAAATCATGATTGCCTTTGAAAATATAGATTTTAATACCCGCATCGCTTAATTCAGCCAATTTCCCCTGCAATCGAATGAATCCTTTTGGAATGACGTGTTTATATTCAAACCAGAAGTCAAAAATATCACCTAATAAATAGAGTTCTTTAAGATTAGGTTGTATCTGATTTAGCCAGGCTACTATTTTATCTTCCCGTTTCCTGCTGGAATCATAATCAGGAGCACCCAGATGAAAGTCTGATGCAAAAAAGATATTTCCCGGCTTATCGCTCATTTACGTAAAAACAATACATATCCTTTGGTCCGTGAGCCCCTAAAACAAGGGTTTTTTCAATATCGGCTGTTCGACTCGGTCCAGATATAATGGATAACATGGAAGGCATTTTATCCTCGTATTTTTGTTTAAAAAATTTAAAAGCATTTTCTAAATCAAAAAACATTTGATCGTAATAGGCAACAACAATATGAACAGGAGGGAAGGCTGTAAGTTTTCGAGACGAGTCTGATGCAGATGTTACCAAAACACTTCCTGTTCGGGCAACTAATCCCATACAGGATGTAATGCTCAAGTCAGCATCTGTATACGAATCCAACTCATATTTATATTTAAGACTGGTATTGTTTAAAATATAACGGATGTTTTCTTCGGTACAATAAACATTTTTCCATTTATTCGCTTGAATCAACTTACGCAGTTGTGTAACCATGTCGGCATTGTTCTGACAATAAATGAATTTTCCTTTATTCTTATTGAATTCTTTGGCGAATTTCTCAGGAAGACTTTCATCTGGTTTATTAAACACAAATTTTTTCAGATCTGGTTCTTTCAGATCATATTTCATAAAACTCTTTTGCTGAGCAGTCCTTATTTTTTTTAATACTTTTTCGCGCATGAATAGATGATAAGTAATTCAATTTGCAAAATTAAGCTATTGAAATGAATTTGTCATCACTTAGCATTTCATTCCTTTTGCGAACGGACAAACTTTTTTATAGCAAAACATGTTTCAAAAACAAATTTGATATATATTTGTTACGAAAATTATAAACGTAACACCATTGCTATGAAATCGTGCTATTTAGTTCTAATATTCCTATTAATATTAAGTAATAAGGTAACTGCCCAATTACCTCTTGAGTCAGATAATGCCTTTACTGTAGGTAAAGATATGTTTCAATTGGAGCTTTGTAACTCAATTTGTAAGGAGCAGTGTCCTGATCAAACAAGTCGATTGAATTTATCTTCTGCTGTTTTTACATATGGATTATCTCAAAAGAATGATCTTGTTATTTCAATGGATTATGGCATTGGACATACGGTAACACAATGTGAATCATATCCTTTTAAAGGCTTTTATGATATTAAGCTCGAATTAAAACGACTACTAATTGAAAAGGAATATTTTCATTCATCAATTAAAACAGGATTGTCAATTCCTACAGGACAGCATGAAAGAGGTTTTGGGAGTGGTAAAGTTGGCTACAGTTTATATTCTGTATCAACCTTGACATTTAATCGTATTGATATCAATATTAATGGAGGATACATAAGAAATGAAAACCTTATCTGTGCATGTAAAAACTTGTTTCATTTTTCTTCCTCAATTGACTTAACCTTTTACGGAAATTTTCATTTTGTTGCTAATATAGGAATCAACAAAAGTATTGACATAGGGCATAATGAAAATTGCCTCTTTAATTTAGTTGGATTTTATTATTTATTGGGTGAATCAAATGAACTTAGCTTTGGCTATAAAAATGAATCATCTTCAGATTTAATGAGTCATTCTTTGATAACAGGCTTCACACATCGTTTTTAAATCATTTTTTTTGATTTGTTTTATTTTTTGAAAAGTCAAAAAGCAATAAATCGTATCTTGATAGGCGAATTTTTCATTTAATAAACGCCTACATATGAGAAAATACTTTTTCTTCTTTGTGATTGTTCTTTTCATCGCAAATATTCCCAGTCAATTAGTAGCCCAAACAGATCCTGTCTACAAATCAAATTATAGATTGTTTTGGAAAATAGAAGGTGATTCTCTTACAAAACCATCCTATTTATTTGGGACAATGCATGTTCAGGATAAAAGGTGTTTCGAGTTTACTGACGATATGCTACAAAGCTTGTTTGACGCTGATATTTTAGCTCTTGAGTTAGACTTCGACTCTGTCTATCAAAAAATGGTGTCAATGTCAATCGATGACGCAACCAAGCAACGCTTTTTTGAAGATTTCTTTGATGAGGAAGAAATGGAAGTAATTGAAGAAGAGGCTACCAAAAAAGGAATTAACTTGAGGTTGCTTCCTCGAAAAGATATCCGTACACTCGATTATTATCTGGATAAACCATCAGCAGATGAAGCGGAGAAAATGCCCATTTTTCTTGATGCTTATTTATTTTATTTGGCTAAAAGTTATGACAAAAAAGTATTGGGGTTGGAGAAATATGAAGATCAAATTCAATTGTATGAACAACTACCCGATGAGATAACAAAAGAAGCCGTATTGGCCAAATTCAAGGAAGTTGCTGACGGGGTGCATGTTTATGACAGAATGCTAAGTATTTATCAATCGGGTGATATTGACGAAATTGATGAGTTCATGAGTTTATATTCTGATGAATATCGGGAGAAACTTATTGTTGAACGGAATAAAAATATGGTTGATGCTGCAGTACCCTTAATTCAAGATAATTCTGTATTTATTGCTGTTGGAGCTGCTCATTTACCCGGATCGAATGGAATTATTGAATTGTTGAAGAAGAAGGGCTATACATTAACGCTCATGCCTGTCGTATTTTCGTCAATAGCTGATTCTCTTTTGGGCATTGGAATAAAGCCAAATAGTTGGGAACAGTTTAATGATAGTTTACGCGGTTTTTCGGTAAATGTGCCTTTCAAACCCATGAATTATGAGAAATTTGGTGGTGCTTTGGATATGAAAATTTGCATGGATTTTATCCAGGGACCTTATTATTATTTTTATGGAGTGCCTACTGCTATGGCTGGCTTGGAAGAGGGAAATGATGATTTTATTGATATTTTAGCCAATCGATTTGAGGAAATGGTTTCAGGCCAGGTTGTGAGTAAAAAAAGTATCAATTACAGGGGAGTTAGAGGTGCTGAAATTACAATCAAAACACATATAGGCTTTGAATATAAAACCAAGGTTTTCTTGGTCAATAAGCATATGTATTTACTGATGGTGGGCAATACTAAAAAGGATTACAATTCAGAAGATGCTACACAGTTTTATAATTCATTGCGATTCTATCAACCCGAAATCATTAAATCTGAAGCATCCGATTGGAAAGAGTATAAAATTGATTTGGGCGCATTCTCTGTCAAATTACCGGCAGAACCAAATTATCAAAAAATGGAAGCGCAAAATCCAAATAGTAAAGATGGAGAGGAGTATAGTATACATATGTACTATGGATTGGATATTTTGGATGAAAGAATATATTTTATCCAGTGGTATGATTTACCTTCCGGCTATATCTATGAAAATGATTCGGATGTGTTTCAGCAGTTTTTTACATCTTTAATTGGTGAAGACTTTGTTTTTGATCCCTCAAAAATGGATGCAGTAAGCAAATTAGGTTCATATGGTTATGAATCTCCTCAAATTATAGAAAACAGAGGAATTAAATTCAAATTTCAAGTTTTTTTACGCGGAAACAGAACCTATTTATTGATGGCACAGATTAAAGGTCAAGAAGAGCAAAATGATGATATTGATGCTTTTTTTAGTTCTTTTAAAACAATTCCTTTTATAAGAGGAAAGTATGCAAGGCATTCGGTAAAATTATTAGAAACTAATTTGCCTGAAAACCCATCATTTATTGAGGAGGATAATATTTATCCATATTTTTCAGATGGTTTTGAATCAAGCACTTATTCCTGCATTGACAAGAATTGTGGAGTGAGCTATGTGGTGGTTGAAACGGAATATCCCAAATATTACAGAATTCATCATGCCGATTCTTTTCTACTGGAATTACGAACCAGTATTATGGCTTATGGCGATAAGCTTATCGACTCCAGTGCTGGTCGAACCAAACAAAATTATTCTTTTGTTGCTGGTGTTATAAAATCGGAATACAGCAGCAACCGAACCCGATTTATGCTGATTCTAAATGAAAATCGGGTATATGAATTGTATGCATATGTAACCGAGGAAATGCAAACTGATAGCTTGGTCGATTTGGTTTTTAATCAGGTTGAAATGGATGACTTTGTAGCTGAATTTGATATGTTTACATCCAAGTCAAGTTTAATATTTAGTGATTTAATGTCAAGCGATAGCAGCACATTTGCAAATGCCAATACTGCTTTTGATTATTATGAATTTGATAGTACTGACTTGAACCTCTTGCATTCTGCTTTATCAAATGTCTATCCTGATAGTGCGGAAACCTATAATGGAGCGAAGCAAAATATTATTTACGAGTTATCTATACTGCATAACGATTCAACACTATTTTATGTTTTGGATTGCTATAAAAAAGACTTCCATTTGCATGGTGGGGATCTGTTGGGATTAATGAATAAATTATCTAAAAACAACCCAGCAATTCTATTCGATCAGTTAAAAGAACATCTGCCAGACGAATTGTACTTTTATGAAGCACGAGAAATTCTGAATCCCATTGTCGACTCTTCCTTATTTTGTGTCAATAATTTTGATGACATACTACTTGTGAGCAATCAGAAGCAATATCTCCAAAATTCATTTTTGTTTTTGTTTTTTGATAATTGGGCAGATTTGAGTTTGAATGAAGATCAACAGAAAATATTGGCTAGCTATGGAGATAAATGGTTTGATATTGCTTTAGATAGCATAAATAATTATCCGAAAGACAGTTGGCAGGTATATAATTTCACATCACTTTTGAGTAACATTATAAAAGTGTATTCTAAATTACCCAATACAAATTATAAGCTTCTGAAATCTAAATTAAAAGGTTTGGATTTTGAGGAGATCCGTTCAGCATTAATTCACTATAAACTAGGACATGAACTTAAAATTTCGAATAAGGAATGGAAGGAAAGTCTTGAAGATGAATATTATGGGTTTGAACTTATTTCAGAAATAAGCACGCAGCAAATGTTGCATTTGGTGCCAGCATCCTATAAAACAGCAGATAATATTGCAAAAATGACCTTAATCGATTATTTCTCCTATGATGATTATTTCCCATATGCGATGGAATATGCAGAGACCAGAACCATTTCAATAGATGATAAAGAGGTTGTTTTTTATATTTTTGATTGCTCATGGGAAGGTGATAGCGAAAAGTTTATTTCGATTAGCGGTGCATTTGATATTCAAGAAAAGAATATCGATCTGGAAAATTATTGGGTCGATAACGACTACATCGGATTTACAGAACAAAAGGATCGGG encodes:
- a CDS encoding phosphatase PAP2 family protein, with product GFSFPSSHATNHFAVAVYLTTLFYSKWKWILPLSILWAFSISYSQIYVGVHYPVDVVTGALLGTSIGLGVGIVPRKLIKY
- the prfA gene encoding peptide chain release factor 1, encoding MELLVKLAAIKDRWDNIAEQLTQPDIINDQKKYIRLNKEYSDLTDIIEVYHEYKEMVSNIDTSKEIIRTDKDNEMRDMAKMELDELLSKKGPLEEKIKVLLIPSDPADDKNAVVEVRAGAGGDEASIFAGDLYKMYEKFADIRGWKVEVIDFNQGTNGGYKEIVFNISGAKVYGIMKYESGVHRVQRIPLTETQGRVHTSAASVVVLPEADDFDIDLKESDIKKDTYCSSGPGGQSVNTTYSAVRLTHEPTGVVAMCQDQKSQIKNYEKALKVLKARIYEIEYNKYLAEVSSKRKTMVSTGDRSAKIRTYNYSQGRVTDHRITLSMFNLPNFMNGDIYDMIDALQVAENAERLKEGVNFDD
- a CDS encoding UDP-2,3-diacylglucosamine diphosphatase — protein: MSDKPGNIFFASDFHLGAPDYDSSRKREDKIVAWLNQIQPNLKELYLLGDIFDFWFEYKHVIPKGFIRLQGKLAELSDAGIKIYIFKGNHDLWMKDYFTKELNIEIIEKPIIKQFGNKSFYLAHGDGLGPGDLGFKFIKRIFIGKINKWLFRWLHPDIGITLANFFSGKSRVKNYVVNDSFLGEDEWLVQHARKVIEKHEVDFLLFGHRHYPKYYKLNDKSVYVNLGDMISHNTYAEFDGEFLELKTFNYVQ
- a CDS encoding lactate utilization protein, with the protein product MREKVLKKIRTAQQKSFMKYDLKEPDLKKFVFNKPDESLPEKFAKEFNKNKGKFIYCQNNADMVTQLRKLIQANKWKNVYCTEENIRYILNNTSLKYKYELDSYTDADLSITSCMGLVARTGSVLVTSASDSSRKLTAFPPVHIVVAYYDQMFFDLENAFKFFKQKYEDKMPSMLSIISGPSRTADIEKTLVLGAHGPKDMYCFYVNER
- a CDS encoding TraB/GumN family protein, translating into MRKYFFFFVIVLFIANIPSQLVAQTDPVYKSNYRLFWKIEGDSLTKPSYLFGTMHVQDKRCFEFTDDMLQSLFDADILALELDFDSVYQKMVSMSIDDATKQRFFEDFFDEEEMEVIEEEATKKGINLRLLPRKDIRTLDYYLDKPSADEAEKMPIFLDAYLFYLAKSYDKKVLGLEKYEDQIQLYEQLPDEITKEAVLAKFKEVADGVHVYDRMLSIYQSGDIDEIDEFMSLYSDEYREKLIVERNKNMVDAAVPLIQDNSVFIAVGAAHLPGSNGIIELLKKKGYTLTLMPVVFSSIADSLLGIGIKPNSWEQFNDSLRGFSVNVPFKPMNYEKFGGALDMKICMDFIQGPYYYFYGVPTAMAGLEEGNDDFIDILANRFEEMVSGQVVSKKSINYRGVRGAEITIKTHIGFEYKTKVFLVNKHMYLLMVGNTKKDYNSEDATQFYNSLRFYQPEIIKSEASDWKEYKIDLGAFSVKLPAEPNYQKMEAQNPNSKDGEEYSIHMYYGLDILDERIYFIQWYDLPSGYIYENDSDVFQQFFTSLIGEDFVFDPSKMDAVSKLGSYGYESPQIIENRGIKFKFQVFLRGNRTYLLMAQIKGQEEQNDDIDAFFSSFKTIPFIRGKYARHSVKLLETNLPENPSFIEEDNIYPYFSDGFESSTYSCIDKNCGVSYVVVETEYPKYYRIHHADSFLLELRTSIMAYGDKLIDSSAGRTKQNYSFVAGVIKSEYSSNRTRFMLILNENRVYELYAYVTEEMQTDSLVDLVFNQVEMDDFVAEFDMFTSKSSLIFSDLMSSDSSTFANANTAFDYYEFDSTDLNLLHSALSNVYPDSAETYNGAKQNIIYELSILHNDSTLFYVLDCYKKDFHLHGGDLLGLMNKLSKNNPAILFDQLKEHLPDELYFYEAREILNPIVDSSLFCVNNFDDILLVSNQKQYLQNSFLFLFFDNWADLSLNEDQQKILASYGDKWFDIALDSINNYPKDSWQVYNFTSLLSNIIKVYSKLPNTNYKLLKSKLKGLDFEEIRSALIHYKLGHELKISNKEWKESLEDEYYGFELISEISTQQMLHLVPASYKTADNIAKMTLIDYFSYDDYFPYAMEYAETRTISIDDKEVVFYIFDCSWEGDSEKFISISGAFDIQEKNIDLENYWVDNDYIGFTEQKDREISIQKLLKSAKKYLEKDSK